One uncultured Fretibacterium sp. genomic window, CGATGTCCCGGCGCTGACGGGGATGCAGATTTCCCTGATCGCCATCACCATAATCTTCGCCTCCCTCTTGGGGTACAGCACGTTCTACGCCGCGCTCCGTCATATTCCCGCCCCAACGGTCTCGCTCCTGACGTCCGGGGAGATCCCCGCCGCGGTCGTCATGACCTCCCTGGCAACCGATTCCTGGCCGACCTTTCCCGCAGTCGTCGGCTGCGTCCTCATCCTCTTCGCCATCGCTTTGTCCTCGTGGGGGGCGAGGAGGAAGGCGCCGCCCGAGGCCGACGCACATCCGGCAGCGTGCCCGTGAACACTCCGCAAGCGGCCCCGCAGGCGACCCCTACCATGGTGGACGACGCCCTGCGCTTCATAGGCGTCCCCAAAGAGGCCCGGAGCGGCGAAATGGCCGAGAGGGTCTATCGGACCTTCGAGCTGCTGGAGGACTTCATCCGGCCCCGCCGCGTCTGGGGACGCTTTTCCGTTACGGCCGACGACCGGGGCATCTGGCTGGCCGAGGCGGTTCGGATCGAGAGCAGGAGCCTGTCGCGGCTGATGGCCCATTCCCGGGAGTGCTGGGCCATGGCCGTGACCCTGGGGCCCGAGGTTGACCGCAGGATCCTGCTGGCTCAGAAACGGGACATGCTGGACGGTGTGGCCCTGGACGCCTGTGCCTCGGTGCGCGCCGACACCCTCTGCAACGAGGTCGAGGAGGAGATCCTCCGCGAGCTTCGCGAGGGGGAACACCCGACGATGCGCTTCAGCCCCGGCTACGGCGACGCGCCCCTTTCCGCATCCGCGGACCTCATCGCGCTCCTGGACGCGACGCGGCGCATCGGCCTTTCCATGACGCGCTCGTACATGATGACCCCGATAAAATCCATCACCGCGTTGATTGGGATCTCGGAGATGGACGAGGACCGCAGTCGGGACTGTTCCCGCTGCGCGGCCGGGCCGGCCTGTCCGTATCGGAAGGGAGGGGATGGTGCAGGTTTGAGCCATGCATGAAATCGTTCGTCTCGAGCTCGAGGGCAATTTCTTTTTCTCTTGGGACCCTGAGAAAGCGGAGAAAAATTTGCACAAGCATGGCGTATCGTTTGAGGCCGCGGCGCACGCGTTTTTGGACTCGCGGTCTTTCCTCGTGGATGATCCCCATTCCGATGGCGATCGTCTGCGCCTGATCGGATTCTCCGAGGCAACTTCAACTATTCTGTTTGTGGTTCATGTGGAGCGTACTACAGATGATAATGCCGTTATCTTCAGGATCATTTCGGCACGAAGGGCTACAAAGAAGGAGCGTGAGTTGTATGACGAAGGATGAGATCCGGAGACTGCGGGAGATGCATGACGAGGATATCGATTTGGCGGATATCCCGGAACTGACGGACGAGGAGTTGGCGCGAGCACGACCTGCCCGCGAATACCTGAAAGACATTGCCCGGCGAAATCGTGCGGTGCTGGCGCGAATGATCTGCGATGAGGAAGAGGGAAGCGATATCGCCGTTGCCGCTGCAGAGGCACTGGTCGCGCGTACGATGCAACGAGGACAGCAGCCCGTCGGGGATGTTTTCCGGAGTATGGAAAGGTCTCCATTTAGTTAGGGATTTTTGGCCTCATTTCGACACGTATAACTCAAATTTTGTAGATAATTTTTAGTGCCCCAAGGTGCGGAAGGGAGGGGAAGGCGGTGGGGGACAGGATAATGGAGGACAGGATAGTGGAGGATAGAAGGAGAAAGAGGCTTGGACAGGATGTCCTGTTCTTCGACGGGGGCATGGGGACGATGCTCCAGGCGCGCGGGCTCCGGCTCCGGGAGCTGCCCGAGGTCCTGAACCTCACTCATCCGGACC contains:
- a CDS encoding vitamin B12 dependent-methionine synthase activation domain-containing protein; the protein is MNTPQAAPQATPTMVDDALRFIGVPKEARSGEMAERVYRTFELLEDFIRPRRVWGRFSVTADDRGIWLAEAVRIESRSLSRLMAHSRECWAMAVTLGPEVDRRILLAQKRDMLDGVALDACASVRADTLCNEVEEEILRELREGEHPTMRFSPGYGDAPLSASADLIALLDATRRIGLSMTRSYMMTPIKSITALIGISEMDEDRSRDCSRCAAGPACPYRKGGDGAGLSHA
- a CDS encoding BrnT family toxin, whose protein sequence is MHEIVRLELEGNFFFSWDPEKAEKNLHKHGVSFEAAAHAFLDSRSFLVDDPHSDGDRLRLIGFSEATSTILFVVHVERTTDDNAVIFRIISARRATKKERELYDEG